A genomic window from Sporosarcina sp. Marseille-Q4063 includes:
- the iolG gene encoding inositol 2-dehydrogenase: protein MNKVTVGIIGAGRIGQLHANNILGSTKFHLKAIADVAIEHLKGTNFEQYVPVITNRWEDLTEDPEIDAIFICTPTSTHVRLITEIAKSGKHIFCEKPISFNIKETEKALEVVREANVKFQIGFNRRFDKHFRKVFDIVRAGKVGTPHIIKITSRDPEAPSENYIEHSGGMFMDMTIHDFDMIRYLSGNEVVEVSVKAANLIDPKFARYNDVDTAIITLTFADGSLGVIDNSRQAVYGYDQRIEVFGNEGVVSAENERYTNVQLSTKESVSIDHPKHFFLDRYKDAFIEEINEFATAILEDQPISCTGEDGIKAELIALAAQISHKEGRSVSLSEMIPKQTIV, encoded by the coding sequence ATGAATAAAGTAACGGTAGGCATTATTGGAGCGGGACGAATTGGTCAACTCCATGCGAATAATATATTAGGATCAACTAAATTTCATTTAAAAGCGATAGCAGATGTAGCAATTGAACATTTAAAAGGGACAAATTTCGAACAGTACGTCCCAGTTATTACGAATCGCTGGGAAGACTTGACAGAAGACCCGGAAATCGATGCGATTTTTATTTGCACGCCGACAAGTACGCATGTGCGTCTTATAACGGAAATTGCAAAGTCGGGAAAGCATATTTTTTGTGAAAAACCAATTAGTTTCAATATAAAGGAAACGGAAAAAGCACTTGAAGTCGTTCGAGAAGCTAACGTGAAATTTCAAATTGGCTTTAATCGACGCTTTGATAAGCACTTCAGAAAAGTTTTTGACATCGTCCGTGCTGGGAAAGTCGGCACGCCTCATATAATAAAAATCACTTCTCGTGATCCAGAAGCACCCTCTGAAAACTATATTGAACATTCAGGTGGAATGTTTATGGACATGACGATTCATGATTTTGATATGATTCGTTATCTCTCGGGAAATGAAGTCGTTGAAGTTTCCGTAAAAGCAGCAAATTTAATAGATCCAAAGTTCGCGCGATATAACGATGTGGATACGGCAATTATTACACTAACTTTTGCAGATGGGTCCCTAGGTGTCATTGATAATAGCCGTCAAGCAGTTTATGGATACGATCAAAGAATAGAAGTATTCGGTAACGAGGGAGTAGTTTCCGCTGAAAACGAACGTTATACGAATGTCCAACTTTCAACGAAAGAATCGGTTTCGATTGATCATCCTAAACATTTTTTCCTTGATCGCTATAAAGATGCATTTATAGAAGAAATCAATGAATTCGCTACTGCAATTTTAGAAGATCAACCAATTAGTTGTACTGGAGAAGATGGTATTAAAGCTGAACTAATTGCGCTTGCTGCACAAATATCTCATAAAGAAGGGCGCTCCGTTTCCCTATCCGAAATGATTCCGAAACAGACTATAGTGTGA